A window of Fragaria vesca subsp. vesca linkage group LG7, FraVesHawaii_1.0, whole genome shotgun sequence contains these coding sequences:
- the LOC101304507 gene encoding calcium-binding protein KIC-like, protein MGSNGTTTEYQDLLPVMAEKLDVEAFVSELCGGFRLLADQERGLITSESLKKNSALLGMEGMSKEDAEGMVREGDLDGDGALSETEFCILMVRLSPGMMEDAETWLEKALDQELKKS, encoded by the coding sequence ATGGGGAGCAATGGAACAACAACTGAATACCAGGACTTGTTACCAGTGATGGCAGAGAAGCTGGATGTGGAGGCCTTTGTGTCCGAGTTATGTGGAGGTTTTCGGCTCCTGGCAGACCAGGAAAGGGGGCTGATCACCTCTGAAAGCCTGAAGAAGAATTCTGCGCTTCTCGGAATGGAGGGGATGAGCAAAGAGGATGCTGAGGGCATGGTTAGGGAAGGTGATCTTGATGGAGACGGGGCACTGAGTGAGACCGAGTTCTGTATCCTCATGGTGAGGCTGAGTCCAGGGATGATGGAAGATGCAGAGACTTGGCTTGAAAAGGCTCTTGATCAAGAGCTCAAGAAGTCCTGA
- the LOC101312582 gene encoding protein yippee-like At4g27745-like: protein MADLAWRRLYCCYKCQNHICCHDDILNKYYQTRSGRRAFLFAHAINVFQGPKEDRQLITGRYTVADVYCSDCSVVLGCKYVKAYDELHKYKEGKYCIAMFNIVKANW, encoded by the exons ATGGCTGATTTGGCTTGGCGAAGGTTATACTGCTGCTACAAGTGCCAGAACCATATATGCTGTCATGATGATATTCTCAATAAATATTATCAG ACTAGAAGTGGCAGAAGAGCCTTTCTGTTCGCTCATGCTATAAATGTGTTTCAAGGGCCTAAAGAGGACCGGCAACTCATCACTGGCCGTTACACAGTTGCTGATGTATACTGCAGCGATTGCAGCGTGGTGTTGGGCTGCAAATATGTAAAAGCTTATGATGAGTTGCACAAGTACAAAGAAGGGAAATATTGCATTGCAATGTTCAACATTGTCAAGGCAAACTGGTAG
- the LOC101312872 gene encoding probable serine/threonine-protein kinase WNK4-like, whose protein sequence is MNSGSGFVSPKHVSNHYGVFSMVKPPDDEADYVEKDPTNRYVRYNEILGRGAFKTVYKAFDEVDGIEVAWNQVRLDAVMRSPDDLAKLYSEVHLLKSLKHENIIKFYNAWVDDQKNTINMITELFTSGNLRQYRKKHKNVDTKAIRNWARQILRGLVYLHGQNPPIIHRDLKCDNIFINGNHGEVKIGDLGLATVMQQPTARSVIGTPEFMAPELYDEEYNELIDVYSFGMCMLEMVTFEYPYSECKSPAQIFKKVTSGVKPAALGKVHDPQIKKFIEKCLVPVSERSSAKELLKDPFLLVENPREPTRDPLKLPNQNLKALNLPKSGPLSMDIDSDYKQLSISTCTGSNHGSPHVLEFQRKSKNNEFRLRGTKNDDNSVSLTLRIADACGKVKNIDFLFYLDTDTAVSLAAEMVEHLELADHDVVFIAEFIDYLIMKLLPGWKPSSDNSSGSLTYGGSELIDGKSPVACPWGSQLSGFPASLMVEQACSVWTNPDTISFNGGIASYPSFTEFADEHSKSSFASVFLADDASTNISNAAESVHCNIVHPRYSFVDDRSLQGNYSSNAGQVFPINIPKNIELSSHDQKVSNDMSLSSSCSSVSLAVDLDVELKLELDTIETQYQHWFQELSRMREKALEGTRKKWIEKQKLAVH, encoded by the exons ATGAATTCCGGGTCTGGTTTTGTATCGCCGAAACATGTTAGTAATCATTATGGTGTGTTTTCTATGGTGAAGCCTCCCGACGATGAGGCCGACTATGTAGAGAAGGACCCGACAAATCGATATGTTAGG TACAATGAAATCTTGGGCAGGGGAGCCTTCAAGACTGT CTACAAGGCATTTGATGAAGTAGATGGAATAGAAGTTGCTTGGAACCAAGTGAGGCTTGATGCTGTCATGCGTTCACCAGATGATTTGGCAAAACTGTACTCTGAAGTCCATTTGCTGAAATCACTGAAACATGAAAATATTATCAAGTTTTATAATGCCTGGGTGGATGATCAGAAAAATACTATTAATATGATTACCGAGCTCTTCACATCTGGAAATCTAAGGCA ATATCGTAAGAAGCATAAAAATGTTGATACGAAGGCCATAAGGAATTGGGCAAGGCAGATTCTCCGAGGTTTAGTCTATCTCCATGGCCAGAACCCGCCTATTATTCATAGGGACTTAAAATGTGACAATATTTTCATCAACGGAAACCATGGAGAAGTTAAAATTGGAGACCTGGGGTTAGCAACTGTTATGCAACAGCCTACTGCCCGAAGTGTGATTG GGACTCCCGAGTTTATGGCTCCAGAACTCTATGATGAGGAATATAATGAACTCATTGACGTGTATTCATTTGGGATGTGTATGCTGGAGATGGTTACTTTTGAGTATCCATATAGTGAATGCAAAAGCCCTGCTCAAATATTTAAGAAGGTTACCTCA GGTGTTAAACCTGCAGCCCTTGGTAAGGTGCATGACCCTCAAATTAAAAAGTTCATTGAGAAATGTCTGGTTCCAGTGTCTGAGAGATCTTCTGCAAAGGAGCTGCTTAAAGATCCATTCCTTCTAGTTGAGAACCCTAGGGAACCAACGCGTGATCCCTTAAAGTTACCTAACCAAAATCTCAAAGCATTAAACTTACCCAAGTCTGGGCCACTTTCCATGGACATAGATAGTGATTATAAGCAGCTCTCAATAAGCACATGTACAGGAAGCAACCATGGAAGTCCACATGTACTGGAATTTCAAAGGAAAAGTAAGAACAATGAGTTTAGGTTAAGGGGGACAAAAAATGATGACAACTCGGTATCTTTGACCTTGCGTATTGCTGATGCATGTG GTAAGGTGAAGAATATAGATTTTCTCTTTTACCTTGATACTGATACTGCAGTCTCTCTGGCGGCTGAGATGGTTGAACATCTGGAATTAGCAGATCATGATGTGGTTTTCATTGCTGAATTTATTGATTACTTGATAATGAAACTCCTACCTGGTTGGAAGCCATCCTCTGATAATTCCTCAGGCAGCCTTACTTATGGTGGATCTGAATTAATTGATGGCAAATCCCCTGTGGCATGCCCGTGGGGTTCACAGTTATCTGGTTTTCCTGCTAGTTTGATGGTTGAGCAAGCTTGTAGCGTCTGGACTAATCCTGATACAATCAGCTTTAATGGTGGCATTGCCTCTTATCCAAGCTTTACTGAATTTGCCGACGAGCATTCAAAATCATCGTTTGCTTCTGTGTTTCTGGCTGATGATGCTTCCACCAATATTAGTAATGCAGCTGAATCTGTTCATTGCAACATTGTACATCCTAGGTATTCGTTTGTTGATGACAGAAGTTTGCAAGGAAATTACTCTAGCAATGCAGGCCAAGTATTTCCTATCAATATTCCAAAGAACATAGAGTTGTCATCGCATGATCAGAAAGTATCTAATGATATGAGCTTGTCAAGCAGCTGTTCATCGGTTTCTTTGGCAGTAGATCTGGATGTCGAGCTGAAGTTGGAACTTGATACTATTGAGACACAATACCAGCACTGGTTTCAAGAGCTTTCTAGGATGAGGGAGAAAGCATTGGAGGGGACCAGAAAGAAATGGATAGAAAAGCAGAAACTAGCTGTTCACTAG
- the LOC101304217 gene encoding arginine/serine-rich-splicing factor RSP31-like — protein sequence MRAIFVGNFEHDTRQSDLERLFSKFGKVDRVDMKTGFAFVYLDNDRDAEDAIRHLDDKPFGYDKRRLSVEWARGERGRERGHHLDGSKSMANQRPTKTLFVINFDPLRTRVSDIERHFEPYGKLLNVRIRRNFAFVQFETQEEATKALQGTHLSKILDRVVSVEYALRDDDERGERRYDSPRRGGYGRQADSPYRRSPSPVYRRRPSPDYGRPRSPAYGRPRSPAYGRYNGPAYDRRRSPDYGRNASPEYGRYRSRSPIRRSRT from the exons ATGAGGGCGATTTTCGTCGGCAACTTCGAACATGATACTCGGCAATCTGATTTGGAGCGGCTCTTCTCCAAGTTCGGCAAGGTTGATCGCGTCGACATGAAAACTG GTTTTGCTTTTGTTTATCTTGACAATGATCGGGATGCTGAAGATGCTATCCGTCACCTTGATGACAAGCCATTCGGTTATGACAAACGCAGATTATCTGTGGAATGGGCTAGG GGTGAACGTGGTCGTGAACGTGGTCATCATCTTGATGGGTCTAAATCTATGGCAAACCAGAGGCCCACAAAAACCTTGTTTGTCATCAACTTTGATCCCCTCCGCACCAGGGTTTCGGATATTGAAAGACACTTTGAACCCTATGGGAAGCTTCTTAATGTCAGAATTCGGCGGAACTTTGCATTTGTGCAGTTTGAGACTCAGGAAGAAGCTACTAAAGCCCTTCAGGGAACACACTTGAG CAAGATACTTGACCGAGTGGTTTCTGTTGAGTATGCTCTGAGAGATGATGATGAGAGAGGTGAACGACGTTATGATAGTCCTAGAAGAGGCGGTTATGGAAGGCAGGCGGATAGTCCTTATAGGAGGTCACCAAGTCCTGTGTATCGCAGGCGTCCAAGTCCTGATTATGGTCGTCCTCGCAGCCCAGCTTATGGTCGTCCTCGCAGCCCAGCTTATGGTAGGTACAATGGTCCAGCGTATGACAGGCGCAGGAGTCCTGATTATGGAAGAAATGCGAGTCCAGAGTATGGCAGATACCGCAG TCGCTCCCCTATTCGAAGATCAAGAACATGA
- the LOC101304802 gene encoding DNA-directed RNA polymerase III subunit RPC10-like encodes MDFCPDCGGMLQYELPNMHAARFFCPTCPYVAYMENRGEIRRREALVKKEIQPIINLNDFTNAPKTEETCPVCGHKEAAFREQQTRSADEASTKFYRCLNDDCKHAWIDYS; translated from the exons ATGGATTTCTGCCCGGATTGTGGTGGTATGCTGCAGTATGAGCTACCGAATATGCACGCTGCTAGATTCTTCTGTCCGACTTGTCCTTATGTTGCATATATGGAGAATCGG GGTGAAATTAGGAGGAGGGAGGCTCTAGTTAAGAAAGAGATCCAGCCCATAATTAACCTGAACGACTTTACAAATGCTCCCAAAACTGAAG AAACATGCCCAGTCTGTGGTCATAAAGAGGCTGCTTTCCGGGAACAGCAAACACGATCTGCTGATGAAGCATCAACAAAATTTTATAGGTGTTTGAACGATGACTGTAAACATGCTTGGATCGATTATTCTTAA